AAAACATCTTCTAAAGCATCTCCAACTTTTCTTTTACCCCCAGCAAAACCAATCTCATTAACTTGATGTCTTGCACAAGAGTTTTGACAACCTGATATGTGAATTGATGGAATATACTCTTCAGGAATATTGTTTTCTTTTAGATATTCCAATATATTGCTTAAAAGCTTTTGGCTTTGTTCAATTCCCATTTGACAAGTAGGAACTCCTATACAACTTACACTTTGTTGCACTTTATTTGACATTCTAACATCTTTTGTTAACTCTAAAAGCTCTTTTATCTGCTCTTCAGTCAAGTTTCTAACATAGATGTTTTCATTCATGCTAAGTCTTGCCTCACAGTTAGGGTTTCTATCTAAAAATTCCACAAGAGTTTTAAAAGTTGTAGATAATAGTTGCCCATTTAATGGATGAAGTACCATAGAGTATAGATTATCTTGTCTTTGAGGTATAATACAAGAATCTTTTTTTAAAGTGTGGTTATATTTCTCTAAAGTTGTTGATAGTTCAATAGGAATATTCACATCTAAGCTTAATTTTGACTTTGCCTCAGCTAGATGTTTTTCATAGCATTCAAAGAAAGCCTCTACTCCCATTCTTCTAGGAATATATCTAGTTCTAGCTTTTGCTTTATTTTGATAATCTCCTTCTGCCATAAATAGTTGAGTCATAGCCTCTACATGGTAAAGAATATCTTTTGGCTCTACTAATTTATCATAGTGAAGAGATGGTGCTGGATTACCTCCAAGCCCTCCTGCTATAAATAATCTAAAGAATGGTTGTCCATCTTTTACAGTTGCCATAAATCCTAAATCGTTAAGAGTTGCATTTGAATCATCTCTATCACTAGAAGAGAAAGCTATTTTCAATTTTCTAGGAAGTTTGTAAGTTGTAATTTGCTCCATTAAATATCTGCTTACTTCATGTGCAAAAGGTGTCACATCAAAATACTCCCCTTTTTCAACTCCAGACATAACTGAAAGTGATACGTTTCTTGGGAAGTTTCCACCTCCACCACGAGTATAAAGATTGTGATCAATTGATTCACTCATAATATCACAAACATCATCAATTCCTAAATCATGTAGTTGAATAGCTTGTCTTGTTGTTAAATGTAAACGTGGAATATTGTATCTGTCTAAAAATGTTGTTATTAATTTTAGATGTTCTAAAGGAAGAATTCCAGAGTTAGTACGAAGTCTTATCATGAATTTTTCTCCACCACGTTGAGCATAAACTCCCATACCACCTGATTTTCCTTTAAAATCTCCCACTGAAATCTCTTTCTTTAAAAATCTATGCCCCAAGTTACGGAAATCATCAATTTCCTGTTTTAATATATTATTAAATTTATCCATGAAATCCTCCTTACAAAAAAGTGTTTACATACAATTATATATCAATTTTTATTTTTTGTATATATTTTTTTCACTTTTTTGAAAAAAATTTCATAGATATGATTAATTCTTTATAACACCATCTCTATATTCAGGAACAATATCAAATTTATCTATACTAAAGCAATGATTCATATCTCCATAGAAACCTATTGATTTTAGATATTCAAAATGCTTACTTCCAGTCAATGTATCCTCTATTCCCTTTGAATTTTCAGCAATAATCTTAACTCCTAAGCTAATGTCACTCAATTTTATATCCTTTGCTTTTTCAGCTAATCTTCTCACAATCTCCCCAGCACATAGAGCATCATCAAGAGAGAACTCATCATTAGTACCAGAACAGATTATTACTGTATCTTGATTTTCTTCTATTAATTTATTAACTACACTTTCGATATTTAAAAAACAAGCTATAAAAAGTTTTTTTGAACCATTGGCAGAACTTTCAATGGCTCTTGTTCCATTGCTTGTAGTCATAAATACATCTTTACCATTAACCATCTCTTTTGTATATTCAAGAGGTGAGTTTCCAAAATCAAATCCCTCTATTTTAAGCCCCTTTCTCTCTCCACCTAAAACATATGAATCAGATTTTTTACAATTTTCCAATACACTTTCAATATCTTTATATGGATATATTGCCTTTGCTCCATTGGCAATGGCTGTTACCATAACACTTGTTGCCCTCAATACGTCAATGATTACTACAATTTTATCTTTAATTTTTTCAGCTTTTATCTCTCCAGCTGTAAGTATAACATCTACTTTCATCTTTTCACTTCCTATATATTAAATTTGCAATAGTATTATACTACTTTCCTATATTTTTTCCAAAAAATTATGGGGATTATTTTGAACTTGCTTTTTTAATAATTATAGCTTATAATTAAATTATAAATACCCATAAGGTATTATGATTTGAATAATAAAAAACATTGCCAGGATAGAGGCACTCACTTTGTTGAGTGCTTTTATTCTGTCCGTGGCTGGACAGTATTATTCAAATCATAGGGGGTATATTTATGATTTACATTGAAAACATTAACTTAGATGGTGGAGTTACAATTGTATTCATCATCGTGGTAATGTTATGTTACTTTTTTAGAAAATCTTCTAAAAAATGAAATGTAATCAACACCCCTGCCCTTATGGGCTTTTTTTATAAGGTACTCTAAAACAGAGTGCCTTATTTTTTTATAATATTCTCTTGATTTAATATATTTTAATGTGCTATACTCTTATTTAGTGACAAGACAGATGTAAAATTTATTGTATATACAGGAGGAAAAACCTTGAATAAAAAGATAGAGAGAATAGCAGAACTGAAAAAAGAGAGGAATGGTGTAATTCTTGCACATTACTATACAGAACCAGAGGTGCAAGAGGTTGCTGACTATATAGGGGACTCATATTTTTTAAGTGAAAAGGCTAGAGAGCTAAAAGAAGATGTAATAGTTATGTGTGGAGTTTCATTTATGGGAGAGTGTGTAAAAATACTTAACCCAGAGAAAACTGTACTTCTTCCAGATGCTGAGGCAGATTGTCCAATGGCACATATGGCTAGTATTGAGAAGATACAAGAAGTTAAAGCTAACAATGAAGATGTAGCAGTAGTTTGTTATGTAAACTCAACTGCAAAACTAAAATCATACTCTGATGTATGTGTAACCTCAGCAAATGCCTTAAAGATAGTTAAAAATCTACCAAACAAGAATATATTCTTTATACCAGATCAACATCTAGGTAGATATGTGGCAATTCAAGTTCCAGAAAAAAATATTATTTTAAATGATGGATGTTGCCCTATACATGCTAAGGTAACTAAAGAGGATATTTTAAAATTAAAAGAACTTCACCCAGAGGCTAAAGTTATGGTACATCCAGAGTGTCAAAAAGAGGTAGTTGAACTAGCTGATTATATAGGAAGTACATCTGGAATAATTAAAGCTGTGGCAAATAGCAGTAATAAAGAGTTTATTATCAGTACTGAAGATGGAATTCTATATGAATTAAGATTGAATAATCCAGATAAAAAGTTCTATATCCCTAGAGAGTTTCAATGTAAAGATATGAAAAAAATAAGTTTAGATAAAATTATAAAAGCATTTGAAACTAATGAACCTCAAGTTAGATTGACAAAAGATGAGATTGAAAAAGCTTATAAACCACTAGAAAAGATGTTAGAGCTTTCTAAATAAATAGGAGAAATGAAAATGAATAGAAATTATGATGTAATTATAGCAGGAACAGGAGCAGGGGGATGCTTTACAGCTCTTCACCTACCTGAAGATATGAATATTCTTATGATAACAAAATCTACTTTAGAAGAGAGTGATTCTTTCTTAGCTCAAGGTGGAATCTGTGTTTTAAGAGATGAAAATGATTTTGATAGCTTTTTTGAGGATACTTTAAAGGCTGGACACTATAAAAATAAAAAAGAATCTGTTGAGATAATGATTAACTCATCAAGAGATACTATCAATCAATTAATTGGTTATGATGTGGATTTTGCTACTAAAAATGGTGAGATGCTTTATACTCGTGAGGGAGCACACTCAAAACCTCGTATAGCCTATCACGATGATATTACAGGACAAGAGATTACACAAAAACTTTTATCTCATGTATTAAAGAAAAAAAATATAACACTTTTAACTAATACAACTCTTTTGGATATTATAAGTGATAACAATAAGTGTGTTGGTGGAATTATTGAAAGTGATGATGGAAAAGTTCAAGCAGTTTATTGTAAAAACTTAGTTTTAGCAACAGGGGGACTTGGTGGAGTATATGAACACTCAACAAACTTCCCACATCTTACTGGAGATGCCCTTGCAATAGCAGCAGAACACAATGTAAAACTAAAGGATATTAGCTATATTCAAATTCACCCTACAACTTTATTTACTAAGGAAAAGGGAAGAAGTTTCCTAGTTTCTGAATCTGTAAGGGGAGAAGGGGCATTACTTTATGATAAAAATTTTCAACGTTTTACAGATGAACTTATTCCTAGAGATAGATTGACAGCAGCTATAAGAAAGCAAATGGCTAAGGATAATACAGAATTTGTTTGGTTGGATATGAGACCTATTATTGAAAAGGGTATAGATATTACAAAGAGATTTCCAAATATTGTAAAAAAATGTAGAGAGGAAGGTTACGATCCAGAGAAAGAGTGTATACCTGTTGTACCTGCTCAACACTACTTTATGGGGGGAATAGATGTTGACTTAAATAGTAAAACTTCTATGGAACATCTATATGCAGTTGGGGAAACAAGTTGCAACGGAGTACATGGAGCTAATCGTCTTGCAAGTAACTCACTATTAGAAACTTTAGTTTTTGGTGAGAGAGCTGCTAATGATATAGTTGCTCATAAAGATGAGGTTACAAATACAGATTATAATATAGATTTAGGAAAATATAATGATAAAAAATCTCTATTTGAAAAATATAGATCTATTGTTTTAGAAGAGATAGAAAAAGATAGGGGAGAAAAGGAGAGAGCATAATGAATATAGTTACTGCTGGGGTTAATATAGATGATCTTATTTTAATGGCATTAAAAGAGGATATTTCAAGTGAAGATATAACTACAAACTCTGTAATGAGAGAGAAAAAGCTTGGAACTGTTCAACTTATCTGTAAACAAGATGGGGTAATTGCAGGACTTGAAATTTTTAAAAGGGTATTTGAGCTTTTAGATAGAGAAACTGTAACAAAGCTATATTTTAAAGATGGTGATAAAGTTAAAAAAGGTGATCTTCTTGGAGAAGTTGAAGGGGATATAAGAGTTTTACTTTCTGGAGAGAGAACTGCACTAAATTACTTACAACGTATGAGTGGTATTGCAACTTATACTAATAATATGGTAAAATTACTAGAAGGTAGCTCAGTTAAACTTTTAGATACAAGAAAAACTACACCAAATATGAGAATATTTGAAAAATATGCAGTAAAAGTTGGTGGTGGAAATAACCATAGATATAATCTATCTGATGGAATACTTCTAAAAGATAATCATATTGATGCTGCTGGTGGAGTTGCAAATGCAATAAAAATGGCAAAAGAATATGCACCATTTGTGAGAAAAATTGAGGTTGAAGTTGAGAATTTAGATATGTTAAAAGAGGCACTAGATGCTGGAGCTGATATTATAATGCTAGATAATATGACTCCAGAGATGATGAAAGAGGCTGTTAAATTAACTAGAGGTAAAGCTGTAACAGAGTGTTCTGGTAATATAACTAAGGAGAATATCCAAACTATTATAGATACTGGGGTGGATTATGTTTCTAGTGGAGCTTTAACTCACTCTGCTCCAATACTTGATGTTTCTCTAAAAAATCTTCGTGTGCTATAAGGAAAGGGAGAATTAGTCGTGACTGGAAAAGAGAGACGTAATGAGATTATAAATCTAATAAAAAGTATAAATGAGCCTATTTCAGGGACAGAACTTGCTAAGAGATATGGAGTTAGTAGACAGGTGATTGTTCAGGATATAGCACTTCTTAGAGCTGAAAATTATGATATATTTTCTACTACAAGGGGATATATTCTTCAAAAATCTGCTTTTTATACTAGAGTTTTTGATACTTGTCATAGTGATGATCAGATAGAGGATGAGTTAAATACTATTGTTGATTTAGGTGGAATAGTAGTTGATGTTTTTATCAGACACGAGGTATATGGAAATTTAAAAGCAGAGCTTGGGATTAATAATAGGAGAGCTGTAAAGGAGTTTATTGAGAAGATAAAGAATGGAAGTTCTACACCTTTGAAAAACTTAACTTCTGGTAGACATTTTCACACAGTACAAGCTGATAGTGAAAAGGTTTTGGATATGATAGAGGATGAGTTAAGGGAGAAGGGGTATATAGTATAAAAGAAAAGGGTGAAAAATAAAAAAGCAAAGGTGTAATTACTTTTGCTTTTTTTATTTAAAAATATTTTTTATTATATACAAAGTATGATAAAATAAAAATGAACGTAAATAATTTTGTGAATTTATCATCCCTTGATTATTAATTTTTAATTTAAGATGAGACTGAAAGGAAATTAAAAGCCTTTCAGTCTTTCTTTATATTCTATTGCCAATTGTCCCTTTATCATTGCCCAATCTTTTGCATAACCTGTTTTCCATTTTTCTTTCAATTCTTGAAGCGCTGAATATCCTGTTTCTTCATTTGGTGAAGTATAGATTTCCGTTAAATCTTTAGCAAATTCTTTTTTCTCTTTGTAGCTTACAAAGCTTAATGTATATCTAATTTGATGAATAATGCATCTTTGAATATCTGTATGAGGGTACACGGCTTTTATGGCATCTGAAAATCCTGTTAATCCATCTACTGAAGCTATTAATATATCTTTGACTCCTCTATTTTTTAAATCATTTAAAACTGTAAGTCAAAACTTAGCAGATTCATTACCACCAATATAAATACCTAATACATCCTTTTTGCCTTCAGAATTAACTCCTAAAATTACATAAGCAGCTTTCTTTACAATTGATTTATCTTCTTTTACATTAAAATGAATAGCATCTAAAAAAGTGAAATAGTAAATATCTTCAAGAGATCTATTTTGTCATTCTTCCACTAAAGGAATAATTTTATCTGTAATTTTACTTACCATTTCAGCAGAAACATCAACTCCATAAATTTCTTGAATATGCTTGTTAATATCTCTTGTAGACATTCCTAGTCCATACATAGAGATAACTTTTTCTTCTAAATTAGAAATATCGCGAGAATACTTAGGAACAATTTTATATCAATACATATTAATGAAATAATAAGAGCGATTTTTATATAAGACCATAGTTGTAAAGAACAATACCAAAAAGCAGAATATAGGCTCCGAAATAATAGCATATTATCAAAGTAATCAAAAAATAAATCATAAAGTCACCCCGATACATTATCTCATTCTAAGTATATACTGTTTAGCAATGTAAATCAACAAAAATGAAGAGAGGTAATTCCTCACTTTAAATGTAAAGAAAACCTTAATTATTGATAAAAAATAGTTAACTTATGAAGAATTATTTTAAACTAGTATAGTTAGACGCTTTGAAATTACTATAAAAATATTACATTAAAAGTCAACATATAAGTTTTCTTACAAATAAATTATAACATATTTTTTTATTAATGTAACAAAAAAGAAGAGGGTATCCCTCTTCTTAAAGAACGGCTATTGTAACTCGATTTTTTGGGGTAATCAAAAGCAATATACATTGTTATATCACTAAGCTATATAGTAGTATAGACTTATTTTAAAGTTTTCAATGTTGGTTACATTCTCTAAATAAAGAATATAAAAAATTTTGAAATTCAGAAATATCAACTTCTACTTTGTTGTTTTTTGATTTATATTTATATATTTTTATTATTTCATAATCTGAAATAAAATGTTCAAAATTAATTATAATAGTATCTTCTTTTCCAAAATCATTTTTAGTAATATAAGAAAGCAAAGGAGTAAATTTATTATTTTCATCGTAATGATAGCTAAGTTTATTTAAATTAAAAAAAGAATTAATATTAACTTCTTTTCTTCCATGATTAACAAAATACTGTTTATCAATTTCGAACATTAAATGGAAAACTTTTTTATCAAAATTTTCTTTTTCAAAATCTACTTCACAATTTGAAAATTTTTGCTTTATATAATTTTTAAAATCAATAAACCCAATACTTTCATTAAAATTATTGTTAAAAAGTCTATGAAATATTATATTTTTGACATAAAAAGAAAAACTTAATTCTATTTGTTCATTTTCCTCTAAATTATTTACATTGTAGAATCTTTCAGAATAATATACAATGTTTTTTAAGTTGTTTGGTAAAGAAAATAGAAATTTTTTAAATTTAAGATTATAATACTTTCCTGTCGGATTTTTATTTTTATCAATTCCAAAAACCATAATTTCATATAAATTTTTTGTATTGAAAAAGCGTAAAAAGCTATAAATAGTAAATATTACTAATAATGTTAAAATGATTAATTTCATATTACTCCCTCCTAATATAATTTGGTATCTGTTAACTTAAATTTATGTGAACTATTCCTAACCTTTAAGGTATAATAAATTGCCAGAAATATTATATCCTCCCTAAAATGAAAGGAGTAGTTACTAACTATGTCTAAAAATTTTAATATTTGCTGTTCTGAATGTTTTTCCAAAAATTTATATAAATATGGAAAGGACAAAGCAGGAAAACAAAAACTCAATTATCCAAAATGCTCTATTTGCGGCGCAGGAACTTATTTACATCATGATTATGAACATTATTCCAGATTTAAATGTAATTCTAAAAATTATAATCATATTCATGTCGTTTTAAAGAAATCTGTCTTTTATGAACCTTTGGCTCAAGAAATTAATTCTAAGTTTTAAACGGAGAAACTCCTGCAAGAGTAACTGGTGTAAAATATTCGAAACTTCAAAGGAGTAATTTACTTTTATTCTAAGATTTTAAGAAAATATTTTTTAGGCATAGACATCTATGCTTTTTGTGATACTCTTTTTAGAGATAAAATATTTTCGAGACATTCTAAATACCTTTTTAAACTTCTTTGAGCTAGTTTTCATTTTTAGTTAACAGAATCTTATTAGAGAACAAAACTTTATAATTTATTTAATTTAGTATAAGTATAAAAAAATTTTTTCTATTATTTCCCCACCACAAAAAGCCCAAATTGTGCAAGTAGTGCAGATCCTAAATATGTACCTATAAATACAAAAACCCCAGTAATAGCTATTTTCCAAGATAGTTTTTTAAGATCTCCAAGTCTATTGGCAACAGAGATACCAGCATATGTAAGAATAGGTGTTGTTATTGAAAGAAAATCAACTGCATAAATAGCCTTAATAACACTACTGCTTAACATACAAAATACAAGAGATGTAATTGAAACCCACCCAAGTATTGGGAAATCTCTTATAAATTTAATCTTACAATTTTCTAAAGATTTTTGAATTAAAAGCCCAATAACTGCAAATGCCCCTAAACATAGTAATCCTAAGAAAGTATATATAGTTATTTGAGGTCCTTTCTCACCATATTTCATAACTTTTACCCATTGAGTAAAAAGAATAAGTGAAAGACTTAGTAAAAGAATCAATATATTTTTCATCATATAATTTAAAAGTGTATTATTTTTCATCTCTCTTCTCCCCTGTCAATTTTCTATATAGGAATCTTTGTAATGGAACTGCTAAAAATACCATTGTAAATGTTCCAATAAAGCTTGTTAAAAGTTGGCTAGCAGCAGCATAAGCTCTAATAGTTTCAGCATGTTCTGGGTGTATTGCAGCAAGAACAGAGCTTGATGCAGTCATCATACTAGCTGATCCCATTCCAGATGCAATAGCTAGAGCCTCAACTTTTAGCCCCATATTTAAGAATATAGGAGCAACTATACTAAAGAAGATAGCACCAAAAAGAGTTCCAAAGATATACATTGAAAGTACCCCTCTACCTTCATCAGAGTTTAGAGTATATTTTTCTGATATATATGCTAACTCTCCCTCTCTCCCTAGTCCAAGAGTTGAACCGATAGCCTCTCTTCTAAGTCCAATTAAAATTGCAACAGGAAGTCCAAAGATAATAGTTCCTAAGTTTCCAAGTTCTTGTAATAAAAATATCCAACCAATAGATAAGATCTCTTTTAATCTAGGAGCAACATCGGCTCCATATTTTGCCATAAGAGGTAACATAATTATAATAAGATATTTTCCTGCAAAGTTGACATTTTCTTCTGTATAGATTTTGCTGAAAATTCCCTTTCTAAAGATCTGTATTGCAAATATCATAGTTAAAATCAGAGCAAAAATAAGAGGAAGTAATCCTATCTTAAATTTTCCTAAATTTAGGATTCTAAAACCGATTATTTCAGATACAAGTATTATTATAACTGAAAATATTATAAGGTATATTAAATTTTTATTTTTCATCGTTATCTCCAAATTGTTTTATTATTTTTTCATATTCTTTATAACTTCTTTTATATAACTGATTTTTATCAATTTTTCCATCCATCTCTTTTAAAACTTCTATTAAAAATTCTGGGAAAATTGAAAAGATATACTCAACATCATCGTGAATAAAATCATCACCATGAATAGTACCTTTGAAACCACTATACCCTATTTGAATAGTTGGAATCATAAAGGCAAGATCTCCTATATCTCCAGATGCACTTACTGGGGAACTATCTTTACAAAACTCTATCCTATCAAATTTTTCAAAGGCAGATTTTACAAAAGATGAAAGGTATCTTGATTGATTAAATGGAGGATACCCTAGACTACTTTCAATTTCAACCTCTCCACCTAAAGAGAGAGCAGATCCTTTTCCTATCATATTAAGTCTATGAGAAAGTTCCAACATATAATCTATTGAATTTGCTCTTATATCAGAACCTATTCTAATTTTATTTGGAATAACATTGACTCCCATATTTGATTCTAAAATTACAGGATTCATTCTTGGCATATATCTTTCATCAACTTGTTGTCTTAAAAGTCCAAGTGCTACATTGAAAAGAGTTGAGATGCTATAAGCATTTATCCCAGCTTGAGGAGCAAAACCTGCATGAGAGGCTTTTCCTTTAAAAGTAAAGTTTTTATACATAAACCCTGCTAAATCACAGTTTATCTCTATACTTCTCTTTTCAAAAACTCCCCCCATTGAATGAACAGCAATGCACATATCAAACTCATCAAAAACACCTAATTTCATAGCCTCAGGTTTACCACCAAAATATGTTATCTTTCCATCTTCTCTCAATTTTTTTCTATATTCTAAATCAAGATACTCCTCTGCTGGAACAAAGATAAATCCTAATGAAAAATCAAAAGTTTTATATATCTCTGTTTCTACTAAAGTTCTAAAAACATTTAACAATATAGCAACTTGTGAATAATGTCCACAGTTGTGAGCAGCTCCAGTAGTTTTATCAGCATGAAAGTGGCTTGGAGCAAAAACTCCATCTAATTCAGCAATTAAACCTATATGAATATGTTTTCTTTTTCCAATATTAATTTTTAACCCTGTTTCAGAAAATCCAATTATATTAGCATCTGGCATATATCTCAATATATAGTTTTTTACAATATCAGATGTTCTCTTCTCTTTGTAACCTAACTCAGGATGTAAGTATATATCATTTGCTATATTAAGAATTTCTGTAAATTTTTCCATTTAAAACCTCCTTTTGAATTTATTAACAAGGGATATTATAACATCAATTACTATTTTTTCAAATTATTATTTTAATAAAAAAAGAGAGCCAAACAGATTAACTCTCTTCAATAAAACTATCTTCTAACCTCTAAAATATCATATATATCCATTCCAGTTACCTTATCAAAATACTCTTTAATCTCTAAAATCTTTCTCCATTTTTCAGTTGTATGCTCATTGACCCCATATCTTAAAGCTACATCTATAAATCTTGTTTCCAACAAACAAAATCTATCTGGCAAAGCTAAGCTGTCACACATCTGTATCAATCTATCATAATCATCATACTCTGCCTCTTCTATAATTTTACTAGCTAACTTATAATCTTCTTCAGATACGTCCCATTTACCAACTGAAGATTTGATATCTTTTAGCATAAATCCATGAGATATAGCAGTTTGAGCTAATTTTGTCCACCCTTTAGAAAGACAATATTTATACCCTTCAATCATATGTTTTTCTTGTACAATTCCAATTCTACGTCCAATATCGTGGAGTAACCCTACAAGATAAGCTTTTTCACTATCTAAATGAGGGCAATGTTCAGCAATTTTTTTACAAGCAAGTGCAGCATGTTGAGAGTGTCCAATCCATCTGCCAGGGTTCAATTTTCCTGCCTCTATCAACTCTTTTTCTCCCTCTTCAATAGTTGGATAGTAGAGAATTTTATCAACTTTATTTTCTAAATAGAAGTTTAAAAGTTCATAGCCACAATGGTTCAAATGAACTCCATCAGTTGTGTATCTATTAGCAATCAAATCCTTATCTAAAAATTTATTATAAATATCAAAGAACTCATCTTTATATAGCTCTTGCAACTTTTTATTTAAGATAATAGAGCATCTATTTACTCTTATATCATCAGTTGGGAGCATACTTATCAATAGTAGCTTTTTAAATCTTTTTTTCAATTCAGTTACACATTTTTTATAATAATCTAAAGTATAATCTAACTCATATCCACATAGAATATCATTAACTCCTACCATCAGTATTCCCAAATCCCCATCTAAATTCTCAAGCTCCTCTAGTTGCCAAAAGACATCTCTAGTTCTATAACCAGCTTGTCCATAGTTTATATATGATAATTTTCTATTCCATTCAACAATGCTATCACCAAAAATAACAATTTTTTTCATATGTTCTCCTTTTATATTTAATAAAAAATCTTTGTTATTAAAATCTAAAATAAAATAATCTATCCCTAACATCAAGTTGATGTAATTTGGAAGTGAATATTAGAAGCTCTTAGCGAGATGAAGTTAAGAAAATGCAACGTGTTTGAGGCGAAGCCGAGTTTTGCATTTTCAACGGAATAAGCAATAGAGATTCTTTATTCACTGACATGGAAGCAACTTGATGTTAAAAAGAACTTTAGATAACTAAAATTGACTAATTAACATAAATAATAAAGGTACTTTATCAAAACCTAACGATACACTGGAAAATTAAATTTAATGAGATATATTATATTTTTTT
This is a stretch of genomic DNA from Fusobacterium varium. It encodes these proteins:
- a CDS encoding carboxypeptidase; the protein is MEKFTEILNIANDIYLHPELGYKEKRTSDIVKNYILRYMPDANIIGFSETGLKINIGKRKHIHIGLIAELDGVFAPSHFHADKTTGAAHNCGHYSQVAILLNVFRTLVETEIYKTFDFSLGFIFVPAEEYLDLEYRKKLREDGKITYFGGKPEAMKLGVFDEFDMCIAVHSMGGVFEKRSIEINCDLAGFMYKNFTFKGKASHAGFAPQAGINAYSISTLFNVALGLLRQQVDERYMPRMNPVILESNMGVNVIPNKIRIGSDIRANSIDYMLELSHRLNMIGKGSALSLGGEVEIESSLGYPPFNQSRYLSSFVKSAFEKFDRIEFCKDSSPVSASGDIGDLAFMIPTIQIGYSGFKGTIHGDDFIHDDVEYIFSIFPEFLIEVLKEMDGKIDKNQLYKRSYKEYEKIIKQFGDNDEK
- a CDS encoding HDOD domain-containing protein — protein: MKKIVIFGDSIVEWNRKLSYINYGQAGYRTRDVFWQLEELENLDGDLGILMVGVNDILCGYELDYTLDYYKKCVTELKKRFKKLLLISMLPTDDIRVNRCSIILNKKLQELYKDEFFDIYNKFLDKDLIANRYTTDGVHLNHCGYELLNFYLENKVDKILYYPTIEEGEKELIEAGKLNPGRWIGHSQHAALACKKIAEHCPHLDSEKAYLVGLLHDIGRRIGIVQEKHMIEGYKYCLSKGWTKLAQTAISHGFMLKDIKSSVGKWDVSEEDYKLASKIIEEAEYDDYDRLIQMCDSLALPDRFCLLETRFIDVALRYGVNEHTTEKWRKILEIKEYFDKVTGMDIYDILEVRR